In a single window of the Phaeobacter sp. G2 genome:
- a CDS encoding tellurite resistance TerB family protein — protein MTEKNAQSMSQQDCLVALMVAVSASDENIRTAELIKIQSAVNMLPVFADYDIDRMTRISNTVLDLFEQEDGLEALFGLIRDDLPERLYETAYALACDVAAADGKLAETELELLAEVRYELNIDRLHAAAIERGARARHMV, from the coding sequence ATGACCGAGAAAAACGCACAATCCATGTCCCAGCAGGACTGCCTCGTGGCTCTGATGGTGGCGGTCTCTGCTTCGGACGAAAACATCCGCACCGCCGAGCTGATCAAGATCCAGTCTGCCGTGAACATGCTGCCGGTCTTTGCCGATTACGACATTGACCGCATGACCCGGATTTCCAACACCGTGCTGGATCTGTTTGAACAGGAAGACGGTCTGGAGGCCCTGTTTGGCCTGATCCGCGACGACCTGCCGGAACGTCTGTATGAAACCGCCTATGCGCTGGCCTGTGACGTGGCGGCCGCCGATGGAAAACTGGCTGAAACCGAGCTCGAGCTCCTTGCAGAAGTGCGGTATGAGCTCAATATCGACCGACTGCATGCCGCCGCCATCGAACGTGGCGCCCGCGCCCGCCACATGGTCTAA
- a CDS encoding cupin domain-containing protein, which produces MDITTLATDLSDTEQLHQASNLPHPPQDHLMVVDAAQVPLAGGTDAAFGEVRWRTLINSCSEKSRDMVLGIAEFEPHGRLLPHRHDPAEFYLGLEGAGTVTIDGTPHEMRPGIAIYVPANAEHSTQAGPDGLRFAYGFAESSFEQITYRFTGAEEAQA; this is translated from the coding sequence ATGGACATTACCACCCTTGCCACTGATCTCAGCGACACCGAACAGCTGCATCAGGCCTCCAATCTGCCCCATCCCCCGCAGGACCACCTGATGGTGGTGGATGCCGCACAGGTGCCTCTGGCAGGCGGCACCGATGCTGCCTTTGGCGAGGTCCGCTGGCGCACCCTGATCAACAGCTGTTCTGAGAAATCCCGTGATATGGTGCTGGGCATTGCCGAGTTTGAACCCCATGGCCGCCTGCTGCCCCATCGCCACGATCCGGCCGAGTTTTATTTGGGCCTCGAAGGTGCCGGCACCGTGACCATCGACGGCACCCCCCATGAGATGCGCCCCGGCATCGCCATCTATGTGCCCGCCAATGCCGAGCACAGCACCCAGGCTGGCCCTGACGGTCTGCGCTTTGCCTATGGTTTTGCCGAAAGCAGCTTTGAACAGATCACCTACCGCTTTACCGGCGCAGAAGAGGCCCAGGCCTAA
- a CDS encoding LysR family transcriptional regulator, whose amino-acid sequence MERLPSFSGLTAFYAAARHGTLTAAAEELNVSQPAVSRRIATLEADLGSNLFDRTHKPARITHAGKELLQALHSGFGQIEDAVSQIRKAAETRIVTVTAPSGFVGFWLIPHLGELEQAFPEVTIRIISQEYGEAVRPGDLTIRFGLPGGGGEAEARLLSNEVYAAASPLYLARLGMTAQGYDFSRMTFLTMETARSQWHDWPSWFKSAGQVMPRGARVLDFNSYAMLVNAGLAGQGVFLAWGGILDSFTETGALLRLQAPTTISARGYFAGLRDGAAARQDVRQILDWIVEKAQFND is encoded by the coding sequence ATGGAGCGTTTACCCAGCTTTTCAGGGCTCACAGCTTTCTATGCCGCCGCCCGCCATGGGACACTGACTGCGGCAGCAGAGGAGCTGAATGTTTCGCAACCGGCAGTTTCGCGTCGGATCGCGACACTGGAGGCCGATCTGGGCAGTAACCTGTTTGACAGGACCCATAAACCAGCTCGAATAACCCATGCAGGTAAGGAGCTTTTGCAGGCGCTGCACAGTGGGTTTGGCCAGATCGAAGACGCGGTCTCACAAATCAGAAAAGCTGCAGAAACCCGGATTGTGACGGTCACGGCACCATCTGGGTTTGTTGGTTTCTGGCTGATTCCACATCTGGGAGAGCTGGAGCAGGCCTTTCCTGAGGTGACGATTCGTATCATAAGCCAGGAGTATGGCGAAGCAGTGCGCCCCGGGGACCTGACCATCCGCTTTGGTCTGCCCGGTGGCGGCGGTGAGGCAGAGGCGCGTCTGCTGAGCAATGAGGTCTATGCAGCAGCCAGTCCGCTCTATCTGGCGCGCCTCGGCATGACGGCGCAGGGCTATGATTTCTCCCGCATGACCTTTCTGACCATGGAGACGGCGCGCAGCCAGTGGCATGACTGGCCAAGTTGGTTCAAATCCGCAGGTCAGGTGATGCCGCGTGGGGCGCGGGTGCTGGACTTCAACTCCTATGCCATGCTGGTCAATGCCGGGTTGGCGGGGCAGGGGGTCTTTCTTGCCTGGGGCGGGATTTTGGACAGTTTCACCGAGACCGGCGCCCTGTTGCGCTTGCAGGCACCCACCACCATATCGGCGCGCGGCTATTTTGCCGGGCTGCGGGACGGGGCTGCCGCGCGGCAGGATGTGCGACAAATTCTGGACTGGATTGTCGAAAAGGCGCAATTTAACGACTGA